CTCCTTCTGTCCGGTGTAGATGCCTCGTGACACGCGCGCCTCCAGCGCTCGCTAGGCCTCGATCTTGTAGATCTCCCGGCGCCCCCGCTCGACCAGGTCGTGATACCCCTGCATGATCTTGTCGAACTCCTTCAGGTCCTGCTCGCTCTGTCCCTTGCCGGACATCATGTCCTCGAAGGCCTGGAGCGTCGGGACTTCCATCTCGGCGACGAGCGTCCAGTACTGCTCGCCGCTGAGATCGGTGAGCACGCGCATCTTGCCCATGCCGGACTTCTCCATGATCTTCGACATCGCGGCGAACTTGTCGACCATCGGACGCACCTTGCCCGGCTTGCAGTACATGATCTCGCGGACCAGCAGCATGGGTGTTCTCCTTGCGTGGGATGGAGAATCCAATTCGAGGGGAGGGATTTGACCGTAGCCCTCACGGAGCCGAGTCGCAAGGGGACGGGCTCTTCCGACCTAACGCGCCTCGTGGCTCGGCAGGGGCGCCTCGCGCCACCGATGAGGACGCTCGCGGGTGCGAGTGAACCCCAGCTCCTCGCACAGCGCGAGCCAGGGCTCGCGCGGCACGCCGCGCCACCGAAGATCGTCCAGCGTCTCCGCCAGCGGGACGTCGCGGCGCAGCGTCGCCAGCCGGCGAAAGAGCTGTGCATCCGCTCTTTTCTCCTGCAGCGTGGCCGCGAGCCGATCGGCGCCGCGCACCGCGACGTCCCAGCGCCGATGATCCTGCGGGATCGCATCCAGGTGCTTCCAGCGCGCCAGCACCGCGGTCGCCGACTTTGCGCCCCAGCCGGGAAGTCCGGGATATCCGTCGGCGGCGTCGCCGACCAGCGCGAGCCAGTCGGGGATCGAGGCGGGTGAAACACCGAACTTCTGGCGCACGCCGTCCTCGTCGTAGGTGATCGCTCGCCGCCGGTCGCGCTGCACGATCCTGCCACCGATCACGCATTGCGCCAGATCCTTGTCGGGCGAGCAGATCACCGTCTGCTCGACTTGGTCCTGGAAGCGATCGGCCGCTGTGGCGAGCGCATCGTCGGCCTCGAACTCCACCATCGCCCACACGGTGACGCCGATCGTCTCCAGCGCCCGCTCGGCCAGTGGAAACTGTGCGAGCAGATCCTCGGGCACGCCTTCCTCGGTCTTGTAGCCCGGCCAGAGCCGGTTGCGGAAGCTGCGAATCTCGTGGTCGGTCGCGGCCGCGAGATGCGTGACGTCCGGCTCACGCAGGAGCGACAGCGTGGTCTCCACCACGCCCATGACCGCGGCGACCTCGCGACCGTCCGGCGCGCGGGCGGAGTCGATCGCGTGATAGGCGCGGAACAGCTCGTAGGTCGCGTCGAGCAGGTGGAGCTTCATTGGTTTTCCGGTCAGGGCCTCGAGCCTTCAGCTCGAGCATCAAGCTAGGGGCGGAGTGGCAAGCGTTGCAAGCACTTCGTGCCGACATGTGACGAACATGGGACTCCAGGGGTTACATGGATGTCTGTAGCCTCTAGGCGGGATTCAGGCGGATGATCCCGCCGCATCGAACTCCTGGCCGGGAAGCCGTCCCCCACCGCTCGAGGAGGGCCCATGCATCGCGCGTTGGTCGTCGCAGGATCCTGTCTGATTTTCTCGGTTCCCTCGCTTTCGCTTGCCGCCGTGCCCAGTCCCGCCACATCGGTCGTTCCTCACCTCGTGGGTTGTCCTGCCGGCGACCTGAGCTTCACGGTGCTCGTGAGAGACGCCGCTTCGAACCCGGTGACAGGCTCCACCGTCATCCTCTCGTTCGCCTCCTGTCCCAGCTTCAACCATTGCTCTGGCTCGTTTACCGGGTACGTGTGGAACCCGGTTTTTCGAACGGCTGCCGCCATCAGCGACAGCGCCGGCCAGGCTACCTTCGCCATCCATCAGGGGGGCGTCTGCACGGCGGTCTCCGTG
The sequence above is a segment of the Candidatus Eisenbacteria bacterium genome. Coding sequences within it:
- a CDS encoding 5'-3' exonuclease H3TH domain-containing protein; translation: MKLHLLDATYELFRAYHAIDSARAPDGREVAAVMGVVETTLSLLREPDVTHLAAATDHEIRSFRNRLWPGYKTEEGVPEDLLAQFPLAERALETIGVTVWAMVEFEADDALATAADRFQDQVEQTVICSPDKDLAQCVIGGRIVQRDRRRAITYDEDGVRQKFGVSPASIPDWLALVGDAADGYPGLPGWGAKSATAVLARWKHLDAIPQDHRRWDVAVRGADRLAATLQEKRADAQLFRRLATLRRDVPLAETLDDLRWRGVPREPWLALCEELGFTRTRERPHRWREAPLPSHEAR